TCCCAGCATCAGTACAGCATATCTGGTAGATCCAAAATGAGGTGTACGGAATACGTAAATACACATTGCAAATGGAAGTAAATTCATAGGAAAGAATCTTGTTTGCCCAGTACAGGTTGCTTTAGGACGAGCCAACAGAGATATTCACTGATGTATTAGAGCAGAAAAATGTCATCTGCCAGTTAGCACCAAGACACCACGGTGGTCTTAATTATATCAATTTCAGCACAGTGGTCTTAATTATATTGACTTCAGCAAGGTTTTTAACACTGTCTCTCACAACATCCTCATAGGCAAACTCTGGAAGTGTGGACTGGATGAGTGGACAGGGAAGTGGGTTGAGAGCTGGCTgaacagcagatcccagagggaTCAGTGGCACAAGGTCTAGTtgtcactagtggtgtccccaagggccaACACTGAGCCCAGTATTCTTTAACTTATTCATCAATAATGAAGATAATtaggggactggagcatctctcttatgaggacaggctgagggagctggccctattcagccttgagaagagatggCTGAGAGGGGGcctcatcaatgtctgtcagtatctgaagggagggtgccaagagagtggagccaggctcttcttggtggtgccaagcaataggacaagaggcaaggggcagaaactgatgcacaggaatCTCCACCTGAACATAAGGAAGAACgtctttactgtgtgggtgacaTCGGAACAGATTGctcagagagggtgtggagtctccctcactggagatattcaagaactgtctggacacaatcctatgccatgtgctctgggacgaccctccctgagcagggaggctggcCCAGATgaccactgtggtcccttccaatggTGCCTGTAGTTTCTGTTATTTAAGCATTCTGCTGATTATCACAGTTATGATGTCCCTTAATTTCTGCAAAAGTGTATTGTGtcaaaaagctgaaagagtcccattgacttcagtggatCTTATATCAAAATACatgtccaaaaaaaaagaaaatcctggtAACTTATTGCTAATTTTGCCTGAACAGTGATTAAAGGCTGTGTCGTTGAAGCacctcttattttaaaattctttatacTCTTTTGTAATGTGCTTAATTGCAATTACTGTGCTTTTCACACCTGTGCTCAACTCCACACCCTGAAGTGTGCATTTAGTTCCTAAAATGAAGCAAGTCTCAGTGACGTACTGACTTCACACACTGCTCACTGCAGTCTGATGCAGCTTATAGTGTAAACCACATTCAAATACGCAAGTGAAGTACAGGACAGGTCAGCACTTGTCAGAAGTTATTTGTCTAGGTAATAGCCCTAAGCCCATGGCTATAGACTGTCCTTCATTGTCATGATAAGTACACTGCCCTGTAATATGACTCCAGTAAGGTTCATTATCAGTGTATAACATATTCTAATATGTCCAATTCTACTGGATAATTGTAATAGCCTATTTCTGCTACTCATTGTACAGTGAATATGGTCACACAGAGATAATTTGTGCACCTTCTTCCTGAAATTTGTTCCTGGATTGTGAAGGTCAGATAGAACTTGTGTGTAAAATAGTTCATATTTTTGCACTTAGCCTTGTGCCAAATGAAAGAGCTTTCTCAGTTTCTCCCTATCAGGTTATGCATTAATGCATGGCGACTTCATCATGTGAAAAATAATAAGCAACAACTTTTGCAACCATATTTGTTCTTACTCTGGGAGGTATCTGAGCTGGACCATTGCCCTGCATGTAATTTAAACAGATAggtgaggaaaagcagctgttctAGACAAAGTGCCAATGCACTATTGCTCCCTGAGCCCATCCCCATTCCATACCAGCTCTGCCCTTGGCTTCACCTTAACTGAGAAATACAGGCAGACACACCCTAGAGTTGTAATATTGGAtttaagatcttttttttttatttccagggaAGTGGCATATGGGTGTGAACTGCAAAACCCACCGTGATCACTGCCACCATCCTTTAAATCATGggtttgattatttttatggtATGCCTTTTACCCTTGTGAATGAGTGTCAAGGCACAGACGACCCTGAATTGGCCAAGTCTTTGCAAGATACATACTGGTTTTACACTCAGATGATCATCCTTGCAGTAtttactcttgtgattggaaAACTTGCCAATTTATTCCcagtaaaatggaaaataatcaTCTGTCTGGCTATCTGTGGTCTCCTTCATTTCATCTCCTGGTTCTCCAGCTATGGTTTCACCAAGTACTGGAACTGTATCCTGATGAGAAACCACGATATCACTGAACAACCAATGAACCTGCAAAAAACTACTTCTAATATGCTGAAGGAGGCAATTACATTCATTGAAAGGTAATCAACAGAGGTGAGGAGCAGATCGGGGGGGAGGGAGTGATACTGTGCCTTCTGCCAGtaggaacagaaaaatgatCCTAGGGTGGTGAATGGACTATCATAGAAAGTGTCATATGAAGTTAATATTTTACAAAAGGGAGAGTAGTAGTgagttttgtttagttttgcagttttgtttcttttgtttccccAAAGGTGCCCTTCATTTACTATCAGTAACCTTAActggaattgaaaaaaaacacaaagtcTTTAAAAGTATTCATGTGTTAAGTCTGGGCATATCCATATTTCTGTCAGGGTTTTAAGGGTTGTGcgtttgttttttaaaggaaatttgaCGTAATACAAATTCCTTCTCTAAAACTTTGAGCATAAGTAATGTCAGATTCCTAAGATATCCTACCTGGCTTGATGTTGAAGGGATACAGTTTCGCTGTGGGTGAAACCTACTGATATGACCCACTGCAAGTGATATCTGCCTCCTCCACGAGGGCACCTCGGATGCCCAGTGACATATATCCATGTTTAAGCTTAGGCAAGTGAGTCCTATTCTCCTTGCTTCCAAGAATGTGTCAATCTTTTGTCTATGACCTCTTCTAGTTCTTTATTTAATGTTCTACACCTGTCTAATTTggaactggaaaaagaaagggcCCATTACTGTTTTGGTCTTAATACAGAACAAACATCTTAGAGGGATATGTTTTAATCCCCTCTGTCTCCTACAACCTCAACACTGAAAGAtgtcaaaaaacaaaaatctttttggTTAGATcacaacaataataatattaattgaGATAGTAACTGCAATACCACTGTTATATTTTGGGTTGTGTGACAGTTTGAAGAGAAATGactattgttttcttttatttcagaaacaagCATAGaccatttcttctctttgtttcccttttacATGTTCACACCCCTCTCATTACCACAGAGAAGTTTCAGGGCAGAAGCAGGCATGGCCTGTATGGTGATAACGTAGAGGAGATGGACTGGATGGTGGGTAAGTGTTGGTCTTGAAGGAAATTCTTCATTCAGTTGAATGAGGAAAAGATATTAAAGGGGTGATCACCAAACTCCCTTTTGGCATCTGTAAAAATCAGTGAACTCACCTTGGTTACACAGTTGGTTTCAGGGTTTGCCATACCATAACCATACAATacctctttttaattttcttaagatGAAAGCTTAAACTGTCCTTataaggattttttctttatctttttttaaatgagatgcTCCTATGCTGAAGTGTTACATGCAGTCAAATAACCAGATATATGCCTGATCATGTTGTTAATCAAAATGTATGACGTTTCTCCAGCTCTGGTCTTAGAAGATGTAAAGAGTGTTGCTGCTGAATATTACTTTATATGGTGGTTGTTTTGTGTATTTACTCATTTTCATCAAAGAAATAATAGATCAGAACCCTCTCCTAGCCAGAAGTCCAAGTTAGAAAGCTATGAAGTTTCACTTAATAAATTGTGTGAAGTCAGTGACGACTTACTTAGGTCATAATCTAGGCTCTTGAGTACCAATCAGGTTAAGTTTCTGATTGGCTTAATTAGGTTTAAAAACCTAAacttagtttttccttttctatgaGAGGGCAAGAGATAGCTACTGTTTGTATTTAGTCAAAAGTGAAGACCGTATTAACAAATTAATTGCCTCCTGTAGAGGTCATGATTCAATCCCTgaaccttttttcccccccaataACCACATCTACAAAACTGTAATTTGAGAGGAGCCTGACTGCTTTCAATGGGCAGGCTGAAAACTCCTGCAAGATCCAGTTGAAGCAGAGGACTCAGCCAtgctcctctttcctcttttggCACTAGTCATCTTCAGACACAGGCTGTGTAAGCAGAGCTGGATAGCAGAAGTCAAGATGTAAGAAACATGTAGTTGAAACTGGATAGCAGTTAATGAGGACAGAATTCTCCAGAGTTGGATAGCTCTTGATTTGGGATCTAATTCAGAATCAATATGCCTAGACTCAGTCTAAACACTTTTTGGGAGAAGGTTTTGTAGGTAAGGTCAATAACTAGTTTCACCAAGGAGAGACAGGAAGTCtgtaaaggaaaagagattgAGCAAAAGTGCTGATCACTggcttgtggtttttttcttgtgcagttcagcttttgctgctgcttctttagGTATGGAAGCTGTTCTTGGCAAATACCTTTTGATGCAGAAGATGATGAAGAGAATTAATTGAAGATAAATCACATTCTATATAAACATTTGATGCAATCAGTACCGAAAAGATTCCTTATGAAGTTAGGTTTGAATTACAGTCTGTGAAGCTTTTACCACTGAcatcaggaaattattttggttgATAGTATGCAGCCTGGTCTCAGAGTCCTTGTTCGGTTCCTGATGACACACAGCAGTTTTCTGTGGTTAGTAATCAGAGCAGCACTATTATTTAAGCTTTTCAAGATGTTTGAGGCTACATAGTTAAGACAATACTTGATGCAGAATCTACGGAATAAAGCTGACAGAGTATTTTGAGTAGCTTGAATAAAAGTATCActcatttattttccaattGGTTTTATAAAAAGTTTTATAAACATTCATCAGCTTTCTCTTGGGCTCTTattatttcatagaatcatagaatatgctgagttggaagggaccaatCAGGATCATTAAAGTCCAACTCCTACCCTGCAGGACACCCCAGGAATGACagcatgtgcctgagagtattgtccaaacagTTCTtaaactctgtcaggctggtgctgtgaccacttccctggggagctgttccagtgcccaaccaccctctgggtgaaaaactttttcctgatatgTTACTCAAACCTCCCTGAACACAGCTTCTTGTAATTTCCTTGGGTCCTGCCACCAGTCCTGAGAGTGAAGAGAACTTGCCCCTACGTTAGCCCCTCATAAGGATGTTGAAAAGTGCTAAcaggtctcccctcagtctccccttctccaggctgaacagaccaagtgacctcagctgctcctcatacagcCTCCCCTCAAAGCCCTTCATcatcctcatggccctcctttggatgctctcttTTTCATATTGTAGTGCCCAAAattgcccccagcactcgaggtgaggctgccccagtgcagagcagagcaggacgATCCCCTCCCTTGTCTGGTTGGCGATGCTGATGCTCCCCAGAATATGgatggccctcctggctgccagggcactgctgactcatgttcaacttagcatcgaccaggacccccaggtgcctttctgcagtgctgctttcctgcctctccttccccagcgTACACACATAGCAAGGGCTGCCGTCTCCCAGGGGCAGGATCCAGCAGTTTCACTTTTTAAACCTCGCATGGCTGGTGATTGCCCATCTCTCTAATTTGTCAAGCTCTCTTTGCATTGAATATGGTAGATCATAACAGAATTTATTCAGGCAAATGGAAGGTCTCAGTCTTCAGTGAATTTGGAGTCAAGACCTAAAAAATCTGACTGCATCTCCTGATGTAATTAtggtgttttgctttgtttatagGCAGGCTTCTGGATGTTATTGACAAAGAGGACTTGAAGAATACcacattcatttattttggaTCTGATCATGGAGGATTCTTAGAGGCTCACAGAGGAAATTCTCAGTTGGGTGGATGGAATGGGATATATAAAGGTAAAATTTTAGAAGTGTGTACATGCATAAGacttcctcttaaaaaaaaaaaaattacagagaaaaatatatccGAACAGACTATATTTAATAAACTATATGATGGGATTATAATCTTGGACTGTagggctgaaaaaaaatcagggcaTCTGCTATTCATAGGGCTGGGGTTGAGTAGAGAGGCAGGATCACTTCCCTCGACCTGCTGCCAATGCTCTTACTAATGCACACCAGGATtcccttggccttcttggccccAAGGGCGCTGCTGGCTCATGGAGAGCTCGTTGTCCACCAGAATacccaggtccttctctgcagagttgctttccagcaggtctgCACCCAGCCTGTAATGGGACATGGGGTTATTCTTCCCAAGGTacaggaccctgcatttgcctttacTGAATTTCAAAAGGTTCCTCTCTACAGATTATCTATGTCAACACTGGCAGGTATcttgatgtttattttcttaatatagTGTTCCAGTTTCTCACCCACCATATAGAAGTTTCTTCTAGACTCTCTATGGCTGGCTTGCAACATAAGCTCTAGGGAAGTGAAGATCTATGGTATCTCTTGTATGTGCTCCCTCCAGATTACTAAGCCTTTAAAAGCCACTCTGGTATTTACTGTATAATGAAGTCTGAAAGCTGCATCCATCATGTTTCCCTGTAGAAGAAGAGTCATGTGCACCTTGACCTTCTCAGCACCACAATGCACATTGTCTAGCACTAAGTTACTTGATGAGCCACACAAGCAATGTTTGATACAGCTGGGATCCACTCACACACAGTCCTAAATGCAAAATTAGCCTTTAGTTCTTGTTAAGAAGTTTCCATGCCAGTAACAAATGCAAAAAGGCCAAGAGGCTCACTTGAGTAGCTTAGAATCTGATCTAAGGAATTCACTTCCACTAGCTGAACAGAAGTATATTAGTAACAGGAGAGTccagaggggaaagagaaatgtgATCAGGGAGGGAATTCAGTATGAGAGGACGAAGATGAAATGATGCCTGCTTAGAAAGAAGGCAAGAGGGGATACAATATCAATTTAGATATCAATAATAGAAAAACATAACTATTTAAGTCCACATACAGCAGAACAGGGGATATCCCAGTGAAACTAACTagcaagattaaaaaatacagtttaattaataaatatcTGCAAAACTCACTCTTGCTATTGGAAactgcatattaaaaaaagcaagcagataAATAAGCAGCACATACAAATAATGAGAAGAGCCACTACTGAATGACAGTCTACTGTTTTCCAGGATTTAGAGCGTTTTCATTAAAGTTACATGAATATTctaaaagttttaaaactgtttattaTACATGTGCAATAAACATGTGatatcttttattcttttagcTTTTTTGACACTTCTACCCCTTCTGTAACAGGTGGAAAAGGAATGGGcggctgggaaggaggaatcCGTGTTCCAGGTATAGTTAGATGGCCAGGAGTGTTGCCTGCAGGCATAGTTATCGATGAACCTACAAGCCTTATGGACATCTATCCTACAGTAGTGCAACTGGCTGGAGGGGCAGTGCCTCAGGACAGGTACAGAGGTGGCTTCATAAACCATATTGCATCTCTTTCTTTATTTAGACAGAAGCTGTGTCATGCATCCTAACAGCCACAGgttaaattctttttgtttccaaacCAGGCAATTCTCTAGCTTTCTTTCTGCACAGGTTTCCCCAATACATCTGCTTATgtggaaaaggcaaagaaaaaagcatagGTGTTATCAAGGGTCATTTAGCTAACTCAGCCCTTCTGTCACTGAAGGCAACTTGGTTGATTTGGGTCACAAGGAtgactgtggaaaaaaaaagagacttctCAAAAGGACACATGAAAGTGTGGGTGGCTAAGCCATTTCAGCCAAAAGCATAAAAGTACTGGTAGAGTGTAACTAAACCAACTATTAGGCAGTTCAGTAAgtggcttctttttttaatatttttacagagCCTGCAGCTCACAGAGCTGTCAGCGATTTCCATTTCAGGTAGCAGAATTAAAACCTGTGAACTGTGCCTTCACTATTGTTATCACATCCAGCAAAATTACAGTAATGGTGACTGATCTCCCCAGGCAGGATGTGTGAACTAGCTGTAAATGCAAAAACTTCTAGTAACTGCTAATTATTGGTGTCCACCCAATTAAAAATCTCCGGGCTCATTAGCTAAACAGTACCTTGGTTTAGTGATGACACTTGAAATCCTAATGCTGCACACATACAGAGTGAGTACTGCTCATGCTCCAGCTGCAGACTTAAAATTCTTAAACTGTCTGGTGACTCTGGTCCTCTCTGTCAGGGTCGTGGATGGGCACACCttgctgcccctgctgcagggGACAGTGAAGCACTCTGGGCACGAGTTCCTGTTCCACTACTGCGGTGTGTTTCTGCATGCAGTGCGCTGGCACCAGAAGGACAGTGAGTATAAACATCCCCCTCCTGCAGGGCAGAAATGATGTAATGTCCTCTAGCTTCCCATAAAGTATCATGTAAAaatgtacatacacacatatacacacacacctatatatatatatatgtatacacacatatatttatatatggaATACGTTCATTGTTTCAAACTCTCAGTTCTTCTTCTCATTGTTAGCTGTCTTGCCTTGCCTGAGATGAAGGGGTTTGCTTCCTGGGACATAGAGCTTCAAGAATCTCTCAGTATTCTTAGAGAtctctctttgtttctctgtgatGCACACCGTTTTTTGTGAACACAGAAAGTTTCTGGGGAGAGAAAGCTGTGTCTGACTGCCCCAACTCctggaaaatattcctgttGAGGAGTCATGCCACACTTCCTTACTGAAAGGCTAAATACATACTTGAGTCCAGTGGGGCATTTGAAGAATTGCTTTTCAGGTTGTGCTGCTGTTCTCACCTAACTTAGATTGCTTGTTCTTCTAAGCTATGTAAGTTCTACTTAAGTAGCTGTGCATACAATATGCAGATGCAGAGCAGATTTTGTGGCATTTCATGTTCCTATGAAGCCATGTGCACATCTAGATTTCTTATGCATGCCTTTCTACAATTTTTCCCATTGAACCTCAACTGTTCATGGCAAGGAGCCTAAGAACAATGCCACGTTCTGCATATAAAAGACCAGCTAGCCAAATACGTAGCTCAGCTCTCAGCCAGGCCAAAAATTTTGATTCTTTGCTCCAACTGCAGTTTCTTCTGACTGGGCTGATAAGACTTTTTAGAGTCCATTTTAGCTCGTTTACAAGTATGTCACACTcacatttcatatttattatCTGTTTATATCTGTCTGTTGATCAGCCTAGATATGAAGCCATTGTGTCTTGATGTCACCCAGGCAGGACCCATCCTTTAAGGCCTTCACTGAAGCCAAAAGAATCCTTTCCTTTACCTCTGCACCATAAGTCTTATTAGTGACAGTCCATTTCTTTCTGCTCATTAAACTGATTGATTGTTATGAGATGGGTTTGAGAGATGTTTGGATTGGAGCAGCAggtttcctttccctggaatATATTAAATGAACACACTGCCCTAACATGCACATGCACACTTCAGATTCTGTCAGAGCTACTTCAGTAGCAAATTGTATATCCCTCTTTGCCTCTTGGAGATGAGTGAAACCCCCACTGCTTTATCAGCACTGATTTctactacctttttttttcttttatccttcTGTGACCCAGCTGTCTGCTCAGCTCACCAGCACAGGTTAATTAAAATCAGCCTCACTCTATCCTTCAAAGTGAACTAACAAGGACCTGGCTGTCTCCCACTCTGCAACTCCAGTAATTATCTGCAGCTGTGAAAAGTGAATGCTAAAATTTAGCAGAATCGGAACAATTCTCCCCAGACATTCTACACTCACTACCCCAAATTGCCATGCAGTATATAAGGTCTAAAGAATTCAGCTCAATTATTTATGGAAAAGAATGACTATCtacttcagtatttctgaacACTGATCACAAATTCCTGTGTACATCTAGGTAAGTCCATCTGTCCatctcatattttattttagtaatatCACAACAGCACTCCAACTAGAGTCACATACTCAGAGAGTGCTTGTTTAACTCCTTTTAACAAATATCTATGTATGCTACCTGACCAACAGACGTAAGAAGCAAATCCCatgctctgggcaccctgatATCACAGAGGATGCTTGCAGTTCTGTCACAAGACAAACATCTTTTTAGTAACAAGACAGGGATAAGCTTAAGGATGCAGAGCACAtccagccagcagcaaagcaaataCTCAAACAGACCTAAGG
This Corvus moneduloides isolate bCorMon1 chromosome 2, bCorMon1.pri, whole genome shotgun sequence DNA region includes the following protein-coding sequences:
- the LOC116439984 gene encoding arylsulfatase D-like isoform X2, translated to MVPWFKKPFPDTVCGSGCSKCHSQAIAIMTSVTPHQSPLCSCPTRSRSLNRSILYPCPRGALRLLSCLNVWLTLCLFPRTCISNPSKPNFLLILADDLGIGDVGCYGNDTIRTPNIDGLAKEGVRLTQHIAAAAVCTPSRAAFLTGRYPIRSGMASSTQRQVLFWNGGSGGLPPNETTFARILYQQGYSTALVGKWHMGVNCKTHRDHCHHPLNHGFDYFYGMPFTLVNECQGTDDPELAKSLQDTYWFYTQMIILAVFTLVIGKLANLFPVKWKIIICLAICGLLHFISWFSSYGFTKYWNCILMRNHDITEQPMNLQKTTSNMLKEAITFIERNKHRPFLLFVSLLHVHTPLITTEKFQGRSRHGLYGDNVEEMDWMVGRLLDVIDKEDLKNTTFIYFGSDHGGFLEAHRGNSQLGGWNGIYKGGKGMGGWEGGIRVPGIVRWPGVLPAGIVIDEPTSLMDIYPTVVQLAGGAVPQDRVVDGHTLLPLLQGTVKHSGHEFLFHYCGVFLHAVRWHQKDSGTVWKAHYATPVFQPEGSGACFRRGICPCFGDGVTHHDPPLLFNLSQDPSEANPLSADTEPLFDAVTRRIRRAVEEHRKTLTPVPQQLSPYNNIWKPWLQPCCGMFPFCWCHEENNKEDSIV
- the LOC116439984 gene encoding arylsulfatase D-like isoform X6 translates to MESCLNVWLTLCLFPRTCISNPSKPNFLLILADDLGIGDVGCYGNDTIRTPNIDGLAKEGVRLTQHIAAAAVCTPSRAAFLTGRYPIRSGMASSTQRQVLFWNGGSGGLPPNETTFARILYQQGYSTALVGKWHMGVNCKTHRDHCHHPLNHGFDYFYGMPFTLVNECQGTDDPELAKSLQDTYWFYTQMIILAVFTLVIGKLANLFPVKWKIIICLAICGLLHFISWFSSYGFTKYWNCILMRNHDITEQPMNLQKTTSNMLKEAITFIERNKHRPFLLFVSLLHVHTPLITTEKFQGRSRHGLYGDNVEEMDWMVGRLLDVIDKEDLKNTTFIYFGSDHGGFLEAHRGNSQLGGWNGIYKGGKGMGGWEGGIRVPGIVRWPGVLPAGIVIDEPTSLMDIYPTVVQLAGGAVPQDRVVDGHTLLPLLQGTVKHSGHEFLFHYCGVFLHAVRWHQKDSGTVWKAHYATPVFQPEGSGACFRRGICPCFGDGVTHHDPPLLFNLSQDPSEANPLSADTEPLFDAVTRRIRRAVEEHRKTLTPVPQQLSPYNNIWKPWLQPCCGMFPFCWCHEENNKEDSIV
- the LOC116439984 gene encoding arylsulfatase D-like isoform X1 gives rise to the protein MMVPWFKKPFPDTVCGSGCSKCHSQAIAIMTSVTPHQSPLCSCPTRSRSLNRSILYPCPRGALRLLSCLNVWLTLCLFPRTCISNPSKPNFLLILADDLGIGDVGCYGNDTIRTPNIDGLAKEGVRLTQHIAAAAVCTPSRAAFLTGRYPIRSGMASSTQRQVLFWNGGSGGLPPNETTFARILYQQGYSTALVGKWHMGVNCKTHRDHCHHPLNHGFDYFYGMPFTLVNECQGTDDPELAKSLQDTYWFYTQMIILAVFTLVIGKLANLFPVKWKIIICLAICGLLHFISWFSSYGFTKYWNCILMRNHDITEQPMNLQKTTSNMLKEAITFIERNKHRPFLLFVSLLHVHTPLITTEKFQGRSRHGLYGDNVEEMDWMVGRLLDVIDKEDLKNTTFIYFGSDHGGFLEAHRGNSQLGGWNGIYKGGKGMGGWEGGIRVPGIVRWPGVLPAGIVIDEPTSLMDIYPTVVQLAGGAVPQDRVVDGHTLLPLLQGTVKHSGHEFLFHYCGVFLHAVRWHQKDSGTVWKAHYATPVFQPEGSGACFRRGICPCFGDGVTHHDPPLLFNLSQDPSEANPLSADTEPLFDAVTRRIRRAVEEHRKTLTPVPQQLSPYNNIWKPWLQPCCGMFPFCWCHEENNKEDSIV
- the LOC116439984 gene encoding arylsulfatase D-like isoform X4; its protein translation is MSRGFDKPSLEAKIRKPEVKREARTKLQQSCLNVWLTLCLFPRTCISNPSKPNFLLILADDLGIGDVGCYGNDTIRTPNIDGLAKEGVRLTQHIAAAAVCTPSRAAFLTGRYPIRSGMASSTQRQVLFWNGGSGGLPPNETTFARILYQQGYSTALVGKWHMGVNCKTHRDHCHHPLNHGFDYFYGMPFTLVNECQGTDDPELAKSLQDTYWFYTQMIILAVFTLVIGKLANLFPVKWKIIICLAICGLLHFISWFSSYGFTKYWNCILMRNHDITEQPMNLQKTTSNMLKEAITFIERNKHRPFLLFVSLLHVHTPLITTEKFQGRSRHGLYGDNVEEMDWMVGRLLDVIDKEDLKNTTFIYFGSDHGGFLEAHRGNSQLGGWNGIYKGGKGMGGWEGGIRVPGIVRWPGVLPAGIVIDEPTSLMDIYPTVVQLAGGAVPQDRVVDGHTLLPLLQGTVKHSGHEFLFHYCGVFLHAVRWHQKDSGTVWKAHYATPVFQPEGSGACFRRGICPCFGDGVTHHDPPLLFNLSQDPSEANPLSADTEPLFDAVTRRIRRAVEEHRKTLTPVPQQLSPYNNIWKPWLQPCCGMFPFCWCHEENNKEDSIV
- the LOC116439984 gene encoding arylsulfatase D-like isoform X5 yields the protein MDYVLLFSWLEGKLCAPRSCLNVWLTLCLFPRTCISNPSKPNFLLILADDLGIGDVGCYGNDTIRTPNIDGLAKEGVRLTQHIAAAAVCTPSRAAFLTGRYPIRSGMASSTQRQVLFWNGGSGGLPPNETTFARILYQQGYSTALVGKWHMGVNCKTHRDHCHHPLNHGFDYFYGMPFTLVNECQGTDDPELAKSLQDTYWFYTQMIILAVFTLVIGKLANLFPVKWKIIICLAICGLLHFISWFSSYGFTKYWNCILMRNHDITEQPMNLQKTTSNMLKEAITFIERNKHRPFLLFVSLLHVHTPLITTEKFQGRSRHGLYGDNVEEMDWMVGRLLDVIDKEDLKNTTFIYFGSDHGGFLEAHRGNSQLGGWNGIYKGGKGMGGWEGGIRVPGIVRWPGVLPAGIVIDEPTSLMDIYPTVVQLAGGAVPQDRVVDGHTLLPLLQGTVKHSGHEFLFHYCGVFLHAVRWHQKDSGTVWKAHYATPVFQPEGSGACFRRGICPCFGDGVTHHDPPLLFNLSQDPSEANPLSADTEPLFDAVTRRIRRAVEEHRKTLTPVPQQLSPYNNIWKPWLQPCCGMFPFCWCHEENNKEDSIV
- the LOC116439984 gene encoding arylsulfatase D-like isoform X3; the protein is MSRGFDKPSLEAKIRKPEVKREARTKLQHYVLLFSWLEGKLCAPRSCLNVWLTLCLFPRTCISNPSKPNFLLILADDLGIGDVGCYGNDTIRTPNIDGLAKEGVRLTQHIAAAAVCTPSRAAFLTGRYPIRSGMASSTQRQVLFWNGGSGGLPPNETTFARILYQQGYSTALVGKWHMGVNCKTHRDHCHHPLNHGFDYFYGMPFTLVNECQGTDDPELAKSLQDTYWFYTQMIILAVFTLVIGKLANLFPVKWKIIICLAICGLLHFISWFSSYGFTKYWNCILMRNHDITEQPMNLQKTTSNMLKEAITFIERNKHRPFLLFVSLLHVHTPLITTEKFQGRSRHGLYGDNVEEMDWMVGRLLDVIDKEDLKNTTFIYFGSDHGGFLEAHRGNSQLGGWNGIYKGGKGMGGWEGGIRVPGIVRWPGVLPAGIVIDEPTSLMDIYPTVVQLAGGAVPQDRVVDGHTLLPLLQGTVKHSGHEFLFHYCGVFLHAVRWHQKDSGTVWKAHYATPVFQPEGSGACFRRGICPCFGDGVTHHDPPLLFNLSQDPSEANPLSADTEPLFDAVTRRIRRAVEEHRKTLTPVPQQLSPYNNIWKPWLQPCCGMFPFCWCHEENNKEDSIV